The nucleotide window AGTCAGTCCACGCTTAGCGATCTGGAACATCAGCACAGCCATCCAGATCAGACCAGAGGTCACGTGCAGACCGTGCGTACCGACCAGGGTAAAGAAGCCGGACAGGAAGCCGCTGCGGTTCGGACCGAAGCCTTCCATGATCAGGTGATGGAATTCATAGATTTCCATCCCGATAAATCCGGCACCGAACAGGAAGGTCAGCGCCAGCCAGCTGATGACCGAACCTTTGTTCTGGTTGTTCATCGCAATCACTGCCATACCATAGGTAATGGAGCTGAGCAGCAGCAGGGCGGTTTCGACCAGAACGAACGGCAGTTCGAAGATATCTTTACCTGCCGGGCCACCGGCAGTGTTGTTGACCATGACCGCATAGGTCGCAAACAGGGTTGCGAAGATAATGCAGTCGCTCATCAGGTAGATCCAGAAACCAAAGACTTTATTGGCTCCTGCATCGTGATGCCCATGCTCCGCATGGGCGTCGTGGTGATGTTTTACGGTTTCAGTTGACATTATTTCAGACCTGCTTTGCTGATGTCATCAAAGTGCTTCTTCTCGATCTGCTCGATTTCAGCAACCGGTACGTAGTAATCCACGTCTTCGTCGAAGCTCTTCACAATCCACGTCACCAGGGTGCCGAGGAAAGTCAGACCTGCCAGCCACCAGATGTGCCAGATCAGGGCAAAACCGAAGACTGTCATAAAGGCTGCAATCACAATTGCCGCGCCGCTGTTTTTCGGCATATGAATTTCTTCATATTTTTCTGGCTGCTTGTACGCTTCACCTTTCTCTTTCATTTCCCAGAACGCATCGCGCTCGTGGATATGCGGGATTACAGCAAAGTTATAGAACGGTGGTGGTGAAGAGGTTGCCCACTCCAGCGTACGACCGCCCCACGGGTCACCGGTCAGATCGCGGTTCTGCTCACGGTCACGTACCGATACCCAGAACTGGATCAGCTGGCACAGAATACCGCAGGCAATCAGCGCCGCACCCACCGCTGCAACAACCAGCAGGGAGTGGAACTGCGGATCGATGTCCTGGCTCAGACGACGGGTCATGCCCATGAAGCCCAGTGCGTACAGCGGCATAAAGGCAACGAAGAAGCCAATGATCCAGAACCAGAATGCGCGTTTACCCCAGGTTTCGTTCAGGGTGAAGCCGAACGCTTTCGGGAACCAGTAGGTCACACCTGCCATACAACCGAACACCACACCACCGATAATAACGTTGTGGAAGTGCGCGATCAGGAACAGGCTGTTGTGCAGCACGAAGTCCGCACCCGGTACGGCCAGCAGAACGCCGGTCATACCACCTACTGAGAAGGTCACCAGGAAGCCGATGGTCCACAGCATCGCGGAGTTAAACTCGATGCGACCCTGATACATGGTGAACAGCCAGTTGAAGATTTTCACGCCGGTTGGAATCGCGATGATCATCGTCATGATACCGAAGAAGGCGTTTACGTTGGCACCCGCACCCATGGTGAAGAAGTGGTGCAGCCAGACGATGAACGACAGTACGGTAATGGCGATGGTCGCCCACACCAGAGAGGTGTAACCAAACAGACGTTTTTTCGAGAAGGTGGCAGTAACTTCAGAGAAGACACCGAACACCGGCAGAACAAGAATGTACACCTCAGGGTGACCCCAGACCCAGATCAGGTTGACGTACATCATCATGTTACCGCCCATATCATTGGTGAAGAAATGGAAGTCGAGGTAACGATCAAGCGTCAACAGCGCCAGCGTCACGGTCAGTACCGGGAACGCAGCAATAATCAGGACGTTAGTACACAGGGCAGCCCAGGTGAAGACAGGCATTTTGAACAGGTCCATGCCCGGCGCACGCATCTTCAGAATGGTCACGAAGAAGTTGATACCGGTCAGCGTGGTACCAATACCGGAGAGCTGGAGACTCCAGATCCAGTAATCGACCCCGACGCCAGGACTGTACTCCGCACCCGAAAGCGGCGGATAAGCCAGCCAGCCGGTCTGCGCGAACTCGCCCACACCCAGAGACAGGTTAACCAGGATCACACCGATCGCAGTGAACCAGAAGCTCAGGTTGTTCAGGAACGGGAAGGCAACGTCACGTGCACCGATTTGCAGCGGCACCGCGATGTTCATCAGACCAACCACGAACGGCATCGCCACGAAGAAGATCATAATCACGCCGTGGGCGGTGAAGATCTGGTCGTAGTGGTGCGGTGGCAATATGCCTGCTTCTCCGGCAGAAGCCAGAACCTGCTGGGTACGCATCATTACCGCATCGGCAAAGCCGCGCAGCAGCATGACGAATGCCATGATGATGTACATGATACCCAGTTTTTTGTGGTCGATTGATGTTAACCATTCAGACCACAGATACTTCCACTTACCAAAGTAGGTAATGGCAGCGATCAGCGCCAGACCACCAATGATGATACCGGCGACCGTAACCATGATAATGGGTTCATGGTAGGGCACTGCATCCAGTGTTAATTTTCCGAACATCGTATTATTCCTCGGCTCCCGCAGCTGCGGCGTGATTCATGTCCATGCCCTCGTGCGACATGTCCATTTTCCCGTGGCTCATCATGAACTTATCAATAACCTGCTTGAAGAGTTCAGGATTCGCAGTTGAGAAATATTCCACCGGGTGATTCTCACTTGGCGCAGCCAGTTTTTCGAAGTCATCCATGGTGGTCAGCGTGTTAGGTGCCGCTTTAACTTTGGCAACCCACTGCTGGAATTCCGCATCGTCTTTGGTGGCAATGGCTTTGAACTTCATGCCAGAGAAACCGCGACCGCTGAAGTTTGCTGAGATACCGTCGAACGTTCCTGGCTCATTGGCGATCAGGTGCAGTTTGGTCTGCATGCCCGCCATGGCATAGATCTGGCTGCCGAGCGTAGGAATAAAGAAGGAGTTCATCACGGAGTTGGAGGTGATTTTGAAGTTCACCGGAGTATTTGCCGGGAAGGCAATCTGGTTAACGGTAGCAATACCCTGTTCCGGGTAAATGAACAGCCATTTCCAGTCCAGCGCCACAACATCAATCTCAACCGGTTTCACATCCGAGGCCAGCGGTTTGCTCGGCTCCAGCGCGTGGGTTGATTTCCAGGTCAGCACGCCGAGGAAGAGAATGATCAGGATTGGAATGGTCCAGACCACGGCTTCCACTTTATTAGAGTGTGACCAGTTAGGGCTATACTTCGCGTTCGTGTTGGTTGCCCGATATTTCCAGGCGAACAGCACGGCCATCAAGACTGCCGGAATTACGACGATCATCATCAAGCCGAAAGCTGTCAGAATCAGCGAACGTTGCTCCAGTGCAATCTGTCCCTTGGGATTTAACAACGCACTATCGCAGCCGCTGAGTAATACAGCGCCTGCGATTAATGACAAAATCCCCAAACTTTTATTGTATTTCCTGAGTCTCATTTAACGACCTCAATGACAAAGGGCTCTATTGTCGTTTAAGTGTGCGCGCATTTTACGGGAAGGTTTATGCAGTGTAAACCAGCTTAAGGATGTGTCAGAGTGCTGTTGACACCTTTTGCTAAGGGTGTCACAGATGTTGCGCAGGGTGACAAATTCTTAACGGTGACAAGCAGTTGGCAGCAATATAACAAAAACCAATGACAGTAACCGCAGAAAAAACAGGGAAAGCATAAACGGTACTTTTAGTACGCATTTATTTAACAATTCTGCATCATTCAGATGATGGTTTTTAAACAAAATAATTGCTCACCGGATTTAAATATCACCGGTGATTGTTAATTTATTGTTTCTTTTTCGCGATGAAAAAAATGCTATTTGCGAAAACATCGCAGGAAATATTCTCGCCTGAATAAATAGCGGCTGGCAAATAACAATCTTACTGCGCTTTATCGCGCTGCGTTTTCCGCAACGCCAGGCAGTCGAGAATAACGCCCAGCGCCACCGCGATCAACGCCAGCGCCATGCCCGCTTCAAACAGTTGCGTCAGCGGCAGGCTGCCCTGCCAGAGGTGCGCGGCCTGCAGCGCCAGCGCCACCAGCCAGCACGCCAGCAGCAGACAGCCGGTACCAAACAGGCGCACGGTCCAGCGATAGCCTCCGGCCCATTGCGTACGCCGGGTAAATGCGCCGCGCTGCTGAATAGCCTGCAGCGTGCCACGGCATCCCCACAGCAGCAGCAATCCGGGAAGGCCGGCGACCACGGTAAAGGCATAAAAAGCTGGCCAGCCCCATAATTCTACCAGCCAGCCCGCCGCCGGACCGACATAGACACGCCCCACGGCAGAGAGCGCAGACAGCAGCGCAAACTGCGTAGCGGAGAAGGATTTGTTGCACAGCGTCATCAGTAAAGCCACAAACGCTGCCGTGCCCATGCCGCCACAGAGGTTTTCAATAAACACCGCGCCCGCCATGCTCCACAGGTGAGGGGGTGTAACGGCCAGCAGCCAGTAAGCAAAGTTCGACACCGCCTGCAGGATGCCAAACAGCATCAGCGCGCGAAACAGGCTCAGACGCTGCATCAGGACTCCGCCATACAGCGCGCCGATAATCGTGGCCAGCAGCCCCAGCGTTTTGTTAACCAGTCCGACATCCCCGGCGCTGAAGCCAACGCCACGAATCAGAAAGGTGGTGGTCAGCGAAGCAGCAAACGCATCCCCCAGCTTATAAAGGACGATAAGGGTAATCAGCAGCCAGGCATTGTCGCGCTGGAAAAAGTCTTTGAGCGGAAAAGCCACGGCCTCGCGCAGCGAGTGAGGCTCGCGTGCCGGCATGGCCGGTTCACGTGCCAGCAGGGTGGCAATCAGCCCTGGCAGCATCAGCAGTGCCATCAGCCAGTAAGTAGCCTGCCAGCCCAGATAGCGGTCTGCGAGCCACAGCGCCAGTCCGCCGGAAATCAGCATGGCCAGCCGGTAGCCAAGCACGGTAATGGCCGCCCCGCTTCCGCGCTCTTCAGCGGGCAGGATGTCGGTCTTCCAGGCATCAAAAACAATATCCTGCGAGGCGGAGCAAAAGGCGACCAGCACCGCCAGCGCCGCCAGCAGCGTAAGATCGCGCGCCGGCTGCATAAAGCCCATTGCCACAATACCGGCTATCAGCGCCAGCTGCGTCACCAGCAGCCAGCCGCGGCGACGCCCCAGGAACGGCGGGGTATAGCGGTCCATCATCGGCGACCATAAGAACTTAAACACATAGGCCTGGCCGACAAGGGAAAAGAATCCAATGGTTTTCAGGTCAACATTCTCTACCGTCATCCAGGCCTGCAGCGTACCGGCAGTCAGCGCCAGCGGCAGTCCGGAAGCGAAACCAAGCAGCAGCAATACCGCAGCATTACGTTGGGTAAATATACGCAGATAGTGAGAAGTCATAGCCAACCTGAAGTGAAGCCCGGCCAGACAGGCCGGGCAGATTACTGCGGAAATTAATGCGCGTTCTGTTTGATAAAGTTGTTCACGCTGGTGTCCTGCGCCATATCGGCGATGACGTCGCTCAGCGTTGAGTTCACCGCGTTGGTGATCTTATCGTTGGTTGCGCTGAATGCGCCTTCAACACTGTAAGTCTGGCGGTAGTTTTTCACCTGTTTGTTGCCATTTTTCGCCGTGGCAATG belongs to Candidatus Pantoea soli and includes:
- a CDS encoding cytochrome o ubiquinol oxidase subunit III, with the protein product MSTETVKHHHDAHAEHGHHDAGANKVFGFWIYLMSDCIIFATLFATYAVMVNNTAGGPAGKDIFELPFVLVETALLLLSSITYGMAVIAMNNQNKGSVISWLALTFLFGAGFIGMEIYEFHHLIMEGFGPNRSGFLSGFFTLVGTHGLHVTSGLIWMAVLMFQIAKRGLTATNRTRIMCLSLFWHFLDVVWICVFTVVYLMGAM
- the cyoB gene encoding cytochrome o ubiquinol oxidase subunit I; this translates as MFGKLTLDAVPYHEPIIMVTVAGIIIGGLALIAAITYFGKWKYLWSEWLTSIDHKKLGIMYIIMAFVMLLRGFADAVMMRTQQVLASAGEAGILPPHHYDQIFTAHGVIMIFFVAMPFVVGLMNIAVPLQIGARDVAFPFLNNLSFWFTAIGVILVNLSLGVGEFAQTGWLAYPPLSGAEYSPGVGVDYWIWSLQLSGIGTTLTGINFFVTILKMRAPGMDLFKMPVFTWAALCTNVLIIAAFPVLTVTLALLTLDRYLDFHFFTNDMGGNMMMYVNLIWVWGHPEVYILVLPVFGVFSEVTATFSKKRLFGYTSLVWATIAITVLSFIVWLHHFFTMGAGANVNAFFGIMTMIIAIPTGVKIFNWLFTMYQGRIEFNSAMLWTIGFLVTFSVGGMTGVLLAVPGADFVLHNSLFLIAHFHNVIIGGVVFGCMAGVTYWFPKAFGFTLNETWGKRAFWFWIIGFFVAFMPLYALGFMGMTRRLSQDIDPQFHSLLVVAAVGAALIACGILCQLIQFWVSVRDREQNRDLTGDPWGGRTLEWATSSPPPFYNFAVIPHIHERDAFWEMKEKGEAYKQPEKYEEIHMPKNSGAAIVIAAFMTVFGFALIWHIWWLAGLTFLGTLVTWIVKSFDEDVDYYVPVAEIEQIEKKHFDDISKAGLK
- the cyoA gene encoding cytochrome o ubiquinol oxidase subunit II — its product is MRLRKYNKSLGILSLIAGAVLLSGCDSALLNPKGQIALEQRSLILTAFGLMMIVVIPAVLMAVLFAWKYRATNTNAKYSPNWSHSNKVEAVVWTIPILIILFLGVLTWKSTHALEPSKPLASDVKPVEIDVVALDWKWLFIYPEQGIATVNQIAFPANTPVNFKITSNSVMNSFFIPTLGSQIYAMAGMQTKLHLIANEPGTFDGISANFSGRGFSGMKFKAIATKDDAEFQQWVAKVKAAPNTLTTMDDFEKLAAPSENHPVEYFSTANPELFKQVIDKFMMSHGKMDMSHEGMDMNHAAAAGAEE
- the ampG gene encoding muropeptide MFS transporter AmpG, translated to MTSHYLRIFTQRNAAVLLLLGFASGLPLALTAGTLQAWMTVENVDLKTIGFFSLVGQAYVFKFLWSPMMDRYTPPFLGRRRGWLLVTQLALIAGIVAMGFMQPARDLTLLAALAVLVAFCSASQDIVFDAWKTDILPAEERGSGAAITVLGYRLAMLISGGLALWLADRYLGWQATYWLMALLMLPGLIATLLAREPAMPAREPHSLREAVAFPLKDFFQRDNAWLLITLIVLYKLGDAFAASLTTTFLIRGVGFSAGDVGLVNKTLGLLATIIGALYGGVLMQRLSLFRALMLFGILQAVSNFAYWLLAVTPPHLWSMAGAVFIENLCGGMGTAAFVALLMTLCNKSFSATQFALLSALSAVGRVYVGPAAGWLVELWGWPAFYAFTVVAGLPGLLLLWGCRGTLQAIQQRGAFTRRTQWAGGYRWTVRLFGTGCLLLACWLVALALQAAHLWQGSLPLTQLFEAGMALALIAVALGVILDCLALRKTQRDKAQ